CGGGCAGCAAGCCGGTCTTGGACGCGGCATGGGTGAATGCCGGGTCGCCGAAATAATTCAGCAGCACGCCATCGCGGTCCGTCAGGATGATCGCATAGCCGGAGTCTGCCAACTGCTGGTACAGGTTGGCCATCTCGACTTTGGCGACGGCTTGCAGATCGGCGAGTCGTTCCTGACGTTCCTGCAATTCGGCAGGCGAAACGACTTCCGGATCGTTGCATGCGCCTGGATCCAGTTTGTACTCGTTGAGACAGCGGATCCAGGATTGGGTGATGCGATTGGCGGCAGCAGGGAAGTTCGATTCGCGGTCCGGATTCGTCGTTGATCCCGGTGATATGGCACCTGATACATGGTTTGAATCGAGCCGCCCACGCACGACCAGATGAACACGCTTAACGTGTTCTACGGCTATTTCCATGCTGTCTCCTACGTCCTTGAGCGGCGGCTACATGGGCCGCGATCGTTTTGTGGACTGTGATATGAAAGGATCGAATTTTTGCCTGAGATTCCTGTAGCTGGTCTGTAGACCATACTAGGCGGAGTGTTGAATATTGCAAGTATTTTGAACGATGCGATATATGGCATCCAACCAAGCTTGCTTGTTTCAGACGGAAGTCAGCTATGAGTAAGATAGTGGGAACTATATGGATAAAAGTTAGTCGTATGGAGAGAGGTGCCCTGACAACCCTCCTGAATGTCGACGTTGAACCACGGAATAAAGGTATGGCACGGCGTACGCTTTGGTTACGCTTCCCCTTGCAGAGCCGCGACGAGATTGCTATACTTCGCGTCCGCTTCACGGCACGCATGAATTGCAAGAAAATCTAGCGTGCCGAAATGCAATAACGAACAGGTTGTTGTAGCGAAGCGAAAAAAGAAGTTGACGACGCAAACGAAACACTGCATAATCTCGCTTCTCTGCTGCTGACGAACAAAACGATTCGCAAACGCAGCAAGGCAGTACCAAATACGAGTTCTTTAACAATAAACAGTCGATAAGTGTGGGCGTTTGATGAAGGTGCCGGCAGCTGCGAAAGCGCTGCCGATTACTTAAATTATCAAATGTTCACGAAAAAGAAATACGTTGCTCAGCAATGAGCGACGGTCAGTATTTTGAGTGAGCGACCCCTTGGTAACCCAAGGGTGGCAGCAATGCCAACAAACAGAGATTGAACTGAAGAGTTTGATCCTGGCTCAGATTGAACGCTGGCGGCATGCTTTACACATGCAAGTCGAACGGCAGCGCGGGGCAACCTGGCGGCGAGTGGCGAACGGGTGAGTAATATATCGGAACGTACCCAAGAGTGGGGGATAACGTAGCGAAAGTTACGCTAATACCGCATACGATCTAAGGATGAAAGTGGGGGATTCGCAAGGACCTCATGCTCCTGGAGCGGCCGATATCTGATTAGCTAGTTGGTGAGGTAAAGGCTCACCAAGGCGACGATCAGTAGCTGGTCTGAGAGGACGACCAGCCACACTGGGACTGAGACACGGCCCAGACTCCTACGGGAGGCAGCAGTGGGGAATTTTGGACAATGGGCGCAAGCCTGATCCAGCAATGCCGCGTGAGTGAAGAAGGCCTTCGGGTTGTAAAGCTCTTTTGTCAGGGAAGAAACGGTTGGGGCTAATATCCCCGGCTAATGACGGTACCTGAAGAATAAGCACCGGCTAACTACGTGCCAGCAGCCGCGGTAATACGTAGGGTGCGAGCGTTAATCGGAATTACTGGGCGTAAAGCGTGCGCAGGCGGTTTTGTAAGTCTGACGTGAAATCCCCGGGCTCAACCTGGGAATTGCGTTGGAGACTGCAAGGCTGGAGTCTGGCAGAGGGGGGTAGAATTCCACGTGTAGCAGTGAAATGCGTAGAGATGTGGAGGAACACCGATGGCGAAGGCAGCCCCCTGGGTCAAGACTGACGCTCATGCACGAAAGCGTGGGGAGCAAACAGGATTAGATACCCTGGTAGTCCACGCCCTAAACGATGTCTACTAGTTGTCGGGTTTTAATTAACTTGGTAACGCAGCTAACGCGTGAAGTAGACCGCCTGGGGAGTACGGTCGCAAGATTAAAACTCAAAGGAATTGACGGGGACCCGCACAAGCGGTGGATGATGTGGATTAATTCGATGCAACGCGAAAAACCTTACCTACCCTTGACATGTCAGGAAGCTCCGAGAGATTGGAGTGTGCCCGAAAGGGAGCCTGAACACAGGTGCTGCATGGCTGTCGTCAGCTCGTGTCGTGAGATGTTGGGTTAAGTCCCGCAACGAGCGCAACCCTTGTCATTAGTTGCTACGAAAGGGCACTCTAATGAGACTGCCGGTGACAAACCGGAGGAAGGTGGGGATGACGTCAAGTCCTCATGGCCCTTATGGGTAGGGCTTCACACGTCATACAATGGTACATACAGAGGGCCGCCAACCCGCGAGGGGGAGCTAATCCCAGAAAGTGTATCGTAGTCCGGATCGCAGTCTGCAACTCGACTGCGTGAAGTTGGAATCGCTAGTAATCGCGGATCAGCATGCCGCGGTGAATACGTTCCCGGGTCTTGTACACACCGCCCGTCACACCATGGGAGCGGGTTTTACCAGAAGTAGGTAGCTTAACCGCAAGGGGGGCGCTTACCACGGTAGGATTCGTGACTGGGGTGAAGTCGTAACAAGGTAGCCGTATCGGAAGGTGCGGCTGGATCACCTCCTTTCTAGAGTAGCACCGGGGCGAAAGCCCAGCATCAAGCGTCCACGCTTATCGGCTGTTGAACAGTAAAGAACAGTGTTTCGGGGCTGTAGCTCAGCTGGTTAGAGCACCGTGTTGATAACGCGGGGGTCGTTGGTTCGAGTCCAACCAGCCCTACCAGTCAACGCAGTTGCCTATAAAAATCATCTGGCTTTGCCAGGGATTTTTATCTGGATCCACAAAAAAGTAGGTTTGTACTTTTTTGTGAATGAATTCCGGGGGATTAGCTCAGCTGGGAGAGCACCTGCTTTGCAAGCAGGGGGTCGTCGGTTCGATCCCGTCATCCTCCACCAAAAGTTCAAACGTAAGCGATGCGAGAGCATGCGTTTAGGTTTGGTCTTTTCGAGATCACTGTTTTTTCGTTCTTTAACAATCTGGAAGAAGTAAAGTTTTCTTTAAGCGTGTAGTTGGTCGAAAGATCAAATGCACACTTAGGGTAGTAATCTGTATGTATCAACAAACAAAGTAAGCTGAACTCTTGTAATTATGACGTTCCCTGACACTCATGCAGGGGCCAAAGTTATAGGGACAAGTGAATAAGTGCACATGGTGGATGCCTTGGCGATTACAGGCGATGAAGGACGTAGTAGCTTGCGATAAGCTGCGGGGAGCTAGCAAACGAGCTTTGATCCGCAGATTTCCGAATGGGGAAACCCGGCCCTTTGGGTCATCGTACACTGAATACATAGGTGTACGAAGCGAACGCGGCGAACTGAAACATCTAAGTAGCTGCAGGAAAAGAAATCAACCGAGATTCCCAAAGTAGTGGCGAGCGAAATGGGATGAGCCTTGTACGTGATAGTCGATCGGATAGTGGAACGGATTGGAAACTCCGGCCATAGCGGGTGATAGCCCCGTACACGAAATCCGGACGGTGATACTAAGCGTACGACAAGTAGGGCGGGACACGAGAAATCCTGTCTGAAGATGGGGGGACCATCCTCCAAGGCTAAATACTCGTAATCGACCGATAGTGAACCAGTACCGTGAGGGAAAGGCGAAAAGAACCCCGGGAGGGGAGTGAAATAGATCCTGAAACCGTGTGCATACAAACAGTCGGAGCGGACTTGATCCGTGACGGCGTACCTTTTGTATAATGGGTCAGCGACTTACATTCAGTGGCGAGGTTAACCGGATAGGGGAGCCGTAGAGAAATCGAGTCCGAACAGGGCGACAGTCGCTGGGTGTAGACCCGAAACCAGGTGATCTACCCATGGCCAGGATGAAGGTGCGGTAACACGCCCTGGAGGTCCGAACCCACTAATGTTGAAAAATTAGGGGATGAGCTGTGGGTAGGGGTGAAAGGCTAAACAAACCTGGAAATAGCTGGTTCTCTCCGAAAACTATTTAGGTAGTGCCTCAAGTATCACCATCGGGGGTAGAGCACTGTTATGGCTAGGGGGTCATTGCGACTTACCAAACCATTGCAAACTCCGAATACCGATGAGTGCGAGCTTGGGAGACAGACGTCGGGTGCTAACGTCCGGCGTCAAGAGGGAAACAACCCAGACCGCCAGCTAAGGTCCCAAAGATTGGCTAAGTGGAAAACGAAGTGGGAAGGCTAAAACAGTCAGGATGTTGGCTTAGAAGCAGCCATCATTTAAAGAAAGCGTAATAGCTCACTGATCGAGTCGTCCTGCGCGGAAGATGTAACGGGGCTAAGCCAGTCACCGAAGCTGCGGATCTTCTTTATTGAAGATGGTAGGAGAGCGTTCCGTAAGCCTGAGAAGGTGTCTCGTAAGGGATGCTGGAGGTATCGGAAGTGCGAATGCTGACATGAGTAGCGATAATGCGGGTGAAAAGCCCGCACGCCGTAAGCCCAAGGTTTCCTGTTCAACGTTCATCGGAGCAGGGTGAGTCGGCCCCTAAGGCGAGGCAGAGATGCGTAGCTGATGGGAAGCAGGTTAATATTCCTGCACCGTCGTATGATGCGATGGGGGGACGGATCGCGGAAGGTTGTCCAGCTGTTGGAATAGCTGGTTTCTGGTTCATAGAAGGCGCTTAGGCAAATCCGGGCGCGGGATTCAAGGGACTGGGACGTGTGGCCATGTGCCACGAAGCAATCGGAAGTGGTTCCAAGAAAAGCCTCTAAGCTTCAGTCATACGAGACCGTACCGCAAACCGACACAGGTGGGCGAGATGAGTATTCTAAGGCGCTTGAGAGAACTCGGGAGAAGGAACTCGGCAAATTGGTACCGTAACTTCGGGAAAAGGTACGCCCCGGTAGCTTGACTGCTTTGCTGCAGGAGGGTGAAAGGGTTGCAATAAACTGGTGGCTGCGACTGTTTAATAAAAACACAGCACTCTGCAAACACGAAAGTGGACGTATAGGGTGTGACGCCTGCCCGGTGCTGGAAGATTAAATGATGGGGTGCAAGCTCTTGATTGAAGTCCCAGTAAACGGCGGCCGTAACTATAACGGTCCTAAGGTAGCGAAATTCCTTGTCGGGTAAGTTCCGACCTGCACGAATGGCGTAACGATGGCCACACTGTCTCCTCCCGAGACTCAGCGAAGTTGAAATGTTTGTGATGATGCAATCTACCCGCGGCTAGACGGAAAGACCCCATGAACCTTTACTGTAGCTTTGCATTGGACTTTGAACCAATCTGTGTAGGATAGGTGGGAGGCTTTGAAGCGGGGACGCCAGTTCCCGTGGAGCCATCCTTGAAATACCACCCTGGTTTGTTTGAGGTTCTAACCTTGGCCCGTGATCCGGGTCGGGGACAGTGCATGGTAGGCAGTTTGACTGGGGCGGTCTCCTCCTAAAGTGTAACGGAGGAGTTCGAAGGTACGCTAGGTACGGTCGGACATCGTGCTAATAGTGCAATGGCATAAGCGTGCTTAACTGCGAGACCGACAAGTCGAGCAGGTACGAAAGTAGGACATAGTGATCCGGTGGTTCTGTATGGAAGGGCCATCGCTCAACGGATAAAAGGTACTCTGGGGATAACAGGCTGATTCCTCCCAAGAGTTCATATCGACGGGGGAGTTTGGCACCTCGATGTCGGCTCATCACATCCTGGGGCTGTAGCCGGTCCCAAGGGTATGGCTGTTCGCCATTTAAAGTGGTACGTGAGCTGGGTTTAAAACGTCGTGAGACAGTTTGGTCCCTATCTGCCGTGGGCGTTGGAAATTTGAAGGGGGCTGCTCCTAGTACGAGAGGACCGGAGTGGACGAACCTCTGGTGTACCGGTTGTCACGCCAGTGGCATTGCCGGGTAGCTAAGTTCGGAAGAGATAACCGCTGAAAGCATCTAAGCGGGAAACTCGCCTTGAGATGAGATTTCCCGGAGCCTTGAGCTCCTTGAAGGGTCGTTCGAGACCAGGACGTTGATAGGCTGGGTGTGGAAGTGCAGTAATGCATTAAGCTAACCAGTACTAATTGCCCGTACGGCTTGTCCCTATAACCTTGGCAGTCATGCCAGAGACGAGGGTTCGGCTGTTTGTTGATACAGGCAACACCACAGATTACAGAAAACACTTCTTCCAGATTCAGGGTGGCGTCGCGCACAGCACGACGCACCCGTACAAGTCATGCCTGATGACCATAGCAAGTCGGTACCACCCCTTCCCATCCCGAACAGGACCGTGAAACGACTTTGCGCCGATGATAGTGCTGCAACCAGTGTGAAAGTAGGTTATCGTCAGGCTAGTTATAAGCAAAGCCCCGCTCAGTGAACTGAGCGGGGCTTTTTGCTTTTGGAAAAGCAAACCCCACCGTCCAGATCTGCGGTGAAGATCCTCACTCTAGGCGAGGTTTTTCGTTTTGGGACAACGATCCATTGTTGCCAGCTTGTGACTATGTGTCCTTTATGAATTGATACCATTTGATCTTTATCAATTTGTATCTCATCATGAACGCGATGGTGAATTCTTTATTTATATTGTTTGCGCACTTTCACGCATCAGCAAACGAGAATGAGGACCTTCATGCACCGTTCACTGCATAGTCTGCAAGGAGCTGCCAACCCAGGCCTGTCCATCGTCCTGGCCGCCATCATGGCCACCGGCCTGGGCGCGTGCCACCACGATTCCCACGATACCCAACCGTCGCCGCCACCTGTCACGGCTGCCTTCAGCGCCGAAGTAGCGCGGACCTCGCATGGCCTGGTACACGTGCGCGCCAACGATTTCCGCAGTCTCGGTTATGGGCTGGCCTACGCGTACGCCCAGGACAACATCTGCATGTTCGCGGATTCGCTGCTGACCGCGCGCGGTGAACGCTCGCAATTCTTCGGGCCGGACGCGCATGCTACCGCGCGCAGCGGCGACGAATACGGTTCCGCCAGCGGCTTCATGGACCTGAGCAACCAGGACAGCGACTTTTTCTTCAAAGGCTACGTCGACCTCGACCAGCTGCGCGCCAATTATGCTGCCGGCGCCAAGGAACCGCGCGATGTACTCGAAGGTTATGTCGCCGGGTACAACCGTTACCTGAAGGACTATGCCGGCAAGTACCCGGCTGCCTGCAACAATGCCAAATGGGTGCGGCCGATCACGCTCGACGACATGTATCTGGTCTTGGCGGAAAAGGCCCTGCACGCCTCGGGCGAAGTGTTCGCCAAGGAACTGGTGGCCGGCGCACGCGACCCCGGCATCAGCGCACCGGTGCTGTCGTACGCCAGGCGCAAGCCCGACCCTGCCTTCTTCATGGCGCGCCTGCAACACATGCAGCGCCATGCGTTCGGCAGCAACGCGCTTGCGGTCGGCAAGGACATGTCTGCCAGCGGACGCGGCCTGTTGCTGGGCAATCCGCACTATCCGTGGACCAGCACCGACCGCTTCTACCAGGCGCACCTGACCGTCCCCGGACGCTACGATGCGATGGGCGTCATCCTCGGCGGCATGCCGATGATCGTGATCGGCTTCAACCAGAACGTGGCGTGGAGCCATACGGTCAGCTTCGCCAACCATTTCACCACGTTCAGGCTGGCCCTGGACCAGGGCGACGCCACCGGCACGACGTACCTGATCGATGGCGAGCGCATCAAGATGTCGTCCAAGACCGTGACCATCGATATGCTGATGGCGGACGGCAGCCTGGTAAAACGCAGCAAGACTTTCTATTTCAGCCGTCAGGGCGCGGTGCTGGTCAAGCCGGAAGCCGGCATCAACTGGACCACCAACGCGGCTTATGTGTTGAACGATCCCAACCGCAACAACACCCGCCTGCTGGAACAATGGCTCGGCATCGGCACGGCGACCAGCGTGCAGACCCTCAAGGCGTCGCTCGACAAAGTGGCCGGCCTGCCGTGGGTGTACACGCTGGCGGCCGACCGCGACGGCAATGCCTTGTTCGCCGATGCCAGCGTGGTGCCGCGCATGGGCGCCGACAAGTTCGCCAGCGATTGCCTGCTGCTGGCGGCGCTCGCCCTGTTCGACGGCTCGCGTGCGGCTTGCGCCCTGGGACAGGATGCGAATGCGCCGGCCGGCATCTATTCGCCGGCCAATGCGCCGTCGATGCTGCGTACCGATTATGTCGCCAACTCCAACGACAGCTACTGGCTGACCAATGCGCGCGCACTGCTCACCGGGCCGGCGCCGCTGGGCTATTCACCGCTGTACGGCCGCACCGGCATCGAACAGAAGCTGCGTACGCGCATCGGTTTCCGCCAGTTCGAGGAGCGCGTCCAGCAAAAGCAGAAGCTGCAACTAAGCGATCTGCAGGATCTGATGTTCGCCGACCGCGTGTATGCGGCGGAACTGGTACTGCCGGACCTGTTGCCGGCCTGCGCGGCGAGCAGCGACGCGACTATCGTCCAGGCCTGCACCGCCTTGCAGGGCTGGGACCGGCGCACCAACGTCGACAGCCGCGGCGCCGTGCTGTTCCGCGAGTTCTGGAACATTGCCGCCAACCTGAGCAATAAATGGGCGGTGCCCTTGAATCCCGCCGACCCGGTGAACACGCCGTCCGGCGTGGCGCCGGCGGCGATGCCGGCGATGCTGGCCGCGCTCAAGACTGCCGCGCTGAAACTGCAGTCGGTCAACGTGCCGTTCGACGGCCGCCTGGGCGATTACCAAGGTGAAACGCGCAACGGCGTGCGCACGCCCATGCACGGCGGCGTCGGCGACATCGACGGATCCTACAATTCGATCCGCATGAGCACGGACCTGACCCCGACCGGCTACAACAACGTGTACTGGGGCGCCAGCTATATCCAGACGGTCACCTTCGACGACAACGGCCCGCTGGCCCAGGCCATGCTGACCTACGGGCAGTCGGTGGATCCGAAGTCGCCGTATTATGCCGACCAGATCGGCATCTATGCGCGCAAGGAGTGGCCGGTGCTGCCTTTTACCCAGGACAAGATCAAAGCAGATCCGAACTATAAAAGCATGACGCTATCCGAGTGAATACGGCTGACTGCATCATGCTTGCGTGATCAGGCCTGCGACAGCGGCGCCGGGTCCTGCGCTACCGCCGTTGCCGCCTTGCCCTTGCTGATGCTCTCGCCATCGCTGCGGCGCAGGCGCCAGAACACCAGCGACGACAGCATCGTCGTCACCGCCAGTGCGATAAAAGCGTGGTGCAGCGCCTGGGTGACCATCGGCTGGTTGGTCTGCGGCACGCGGCCGAGGAACCAGGCGGTCACCAGCGAGCCCGACGCCAGGCCGAAGCTCATCGACAGTTGCTGGAACGAGCTGGCGATGGTGCTGGCCATGCTGGAATCCTTGGTCTCGACGTCGGAATAGGCCAGCGTATTCATGCTGGAAAACTGCAGCGAATTGAA
The genomic region above belongs to Massilia forsythiae and contains:
- a CDS encoding penicillin acylase family protein, whose protein sequence is MHRSLHSLQGAANPGLSIVLAAIMATGLGACHHDSHDTQPSPPPVTAAFSAEVARTSHGLVHVRANDFRSLGYGLAYAYAQDNICMFADSLLTARGERSQFFGPDAHATARSGDEYGSASGFMDLSNQDSDFFFKGYVDLDQLRANYAAGAKEPRDVLEGYVAGYNRYLKDYAGKYPAACNNAKWVRPITLDDMYLVLAEKALHASGEVFAKELVAGARDPGISAPVLSYARRKPDPAFFMARLQHMQRHAFGSNALAVGKDMSASGRGLLLGNPHYPWTSTDRFYQAHLTVPGRYDAMGVILGGMPMIVIGFNQNVAWSHTVSFANHFTTFRLALDQGDATGTTYLIDGERIKMSSKTVTIDMLMADGSLVKRSKTFYFSRQGAVLVKPEAGINWTTNAAYVLNDPNRNNTRLLEQWLGIGTATSVQTLKASLDKVAGLPWVYTLAADRDGNALFADASVVPRMGADKFASDCLLLAALALFDGSRAACALGQDANAPAGIYSPANAPSMLRTDYVANSNDSYWLTNARALLTGPAPLGYSPLYGRTGIEQKLRTRIGFRQFEERVQQKQKLQLSDLQDLMFADRVYAAELVLPDLLPACAASSDATIVQACTALQGWDRRTNVDSRGAVLFREFWNIAANLSNKWAVPLNPADPVNTPSGVAPAAMPAMLAALKTAALKLQSVNVPFDGRLGDYQGETRNGVRTPMHGGVGDIDGSYNSIRMSTDLTPTGYNNVYWGASYIQTVTFDDNGPLAQAMLTYGQSVDPKSPYYADQIGIYARKEWPVLPFTQDKIKADPNYKSMTLSE